The Candidatus Bathyarchaeota archaeon sequence AAGTATAGAAACCGCTGACGCCGCCGTAAATCTGGTAGGAAGGCCAAAAGAAACCTCGGCGTCTGGCGAGCTCGCTGATAATTTCGTACTTGTCAGGTTTCTGCATTAAGCTTCAAATCCCCCTTTATCCGTTGTTATTTGCAGCTATAATGTATTTCTTCATAATAAAACAAATGTACAGCTTTTGGAAATTCCTCTATGTCATTTCCTTAACTTCTTTTCAAGTTTCATCGTTCGTATCAAGTTTCCTCTTCATTTCCTGTTTTAGATGCGCTATTGTTTTCGTCGGCGTTGGATCAATACCTCTCAACAACGCCGAGTATATACTTGCAAAATCACCTATGTACATAGTTGAAAGCATTTTTGCCAGCTTCTGTTTGCCAACAGCCTGAATTTCCATAATATTGCGAACTTTTCTAGATGTGATTTGTTTTGTTATTTCAATTCTTTTTCTGATTTCGGGTGGCTCTTTTGGGTCTCGGATGAATATTATAGAGAAGGTTTTTGTGAAGTTTTCAGGTGCTTCCCATCCGACAACTTCATTGTGGTTAAGTTCAGAAAATGTGTCGAACTTACTTGGAACTTTGCTGTTTTCATTAAACTGACATTTTAGGCGTCGTGCTACAGCGCTGTATTGTCTAAATCCGTAAATTATCGGAACAGTGTCTTCTATTTGCAAAGCAAGCTTTTTTGCTCTGTTGTCTTTCAGAGGAATTCGAAGCTCGCTTTCTTCGCTGATTTTTTGCAAAACATGCAAAGCCTCTTCAATTTCTTCCTTCGCTTTTTTGACAATATGTAATTTTTCCATCAACACTACAAGTGGAAAGAATGTGTAAGCAATTGCAGCACGTGGAGGAAGGCCAGTAGGTATGGGAATGTGGGGAATTTTTAGTTTTTGTGAAAATGCTTGAAGGTGTCCTCCAGAGGATATCGTTATGACCATGCAGTGCCTCTTTACGGCTTCTAGGAAGGCGCTTAGGGTTTCTTCGGTTTCTCCCGAGTAACTGACGGTAATCACTAGGGTGTTTCCATCGGCGTATGCGGGTAAGACGTAGTCTCTGCAAATTTCAATGGGAATTAAAGCTCTGTCACGTAGCCAGTCTTTGAGTAGTTCTCCGCCTATAGCTGAGCCGCCCATTCCGGCGACGATAACGTTTTCGGGTGTCTTGTATGGCATTTTCAGTTTTTCAGCTCGTTTGATGGCGTCTCTGCAGAAGTCTGGAGTCTTCTCGCATAGTTCAAGCATGTTGCTCTTGTCTATTGCCCTAACTTTGTCTGGTTGGTCTAGAACTGTAGGTTTTGGCATTACGTCATCAACTCACCGTATTTTCTGTGTCTAAGCTTTTAAAAGCAGAGGTAGCTTTAAGGAAAGATGTCATTTCTATTCTGTGAAAGGAGCGTGTAAGAATCGGTGTTTAACCGCGAGTTTTCAATAGCCATCCCTGCTTCACTGGTTTCTGACATTCCACATCTTAGAGAGAAAACTTTGAGAATTGGAATGGTGGGAAGAGCCGCCGCAATTTTCGGTGTAGATGAAATTATTATTTTCTCAGATGCGCCAAAGAGGAACCAAAATCGAGAGTTTTGCCTCATTGCTTCAATTCTTTCTTATATGGAGACGCCGCAGTACTTGCGGAAGCAATTGTTCAAAATAAAGCCGGAGTTAAGATTTGCGGGGGTGTTGCCGCCTCTTCGTACGCCGCATCATCCTTTGCAGAATCGTGTAAAAGACTTGGTTGATGGTGAATATCGCGAAGGTGCAGTTATAGCTCATACGCAGGATGGAACTCTTGTGGATGTAGGTGTTGAACGGCACGCCTTGATACGGAACAAGAAAATGCAGATTAACACACGTGTCACAGTAAGGATAAGAAAAACAAAGAGGCTGTTGGGTGCAGAGGTTGTAAACCGCAGCGAAATCGCAGAGTATTGGGGATACCAAGTAACTCGTTCACGCTTGACGTTTGGAAAACTTTTGAGAAAAAATGCTTTCGATTTAGTTATAGCAACGTCTAAGTACGGAAAACCTTTCGTTGACGTTTCGGAAGAGTTGGCAAATCGCTGGAAGGCTTCTCGCAAAATCCTTGTGGCTTTTGGCGCGCCTACAAGAGGACTATACGAGATTGCTAAACAAGAGAACTTGGACGACGTTGCTGATTTTGTGGTAAACACAATCCCTAATCAAAATGTTGAAACCGTGCGCACCGAAGAAGCACTCCTCGTGACCTTGGGAATTCTGAACTACATGGTTGCTAAAGGTTAAAAACCCACCGCATTATATAGTGGCGCATGCAATTCGACATCGTGCTTCCATTAACAATCAGCATAATCACGATAGCTACAGTTTGGCTGTATGAAAAGTTTGAAACTAGGATAAAGTCGCTTTTTGAAGAAAAAGAATTTCAGATTCGGGATGTTGTCTTTCTTGTAATCGCTATGGGAGTTATGGTTACAGTCATCGTGTTTGTTCCTCAGCAAGCCATCAAAGTTTTGTTTTTGACGTCTTACTCCTTCGTTCTATTCCTTTTTACTTACGTTGGAACTGAGAAGTTATATCTTGCCGTGTTGCCGCCCATTGTTTTTGTGGCACTATACCTTTTCTTTTGGGGCATCGTCTTACTTAACATATTTGCAGTAATTTTCGCCGTATTTATCTCAGTTTATCTTGGCGGTTTGTTTTCATGGACAACTGTCTTAGTTTTTGCTGGGTTGATTACTGTTATGGATTTCATCCAAGTTTTCGGAACAGGATTTATGGGCGAGGCTGCCGGCAAATTCATTAAACTTGAGCTACCTGTGCTAATCTATGTTCCCACTTTCCCTACAGAAAATTGGATTGGCTTGGGGTTGGGAGACATATTTTTGGCTGGTTTACTTGCCATTCAAACTGCCCAGAAGTACAGCAGAAGGGCAGGAATCATATCTGCCATATCAGTAGGCTTCGCTTTCTTTCTCTTCGAAATTGCACTCTTCTATTACGAGTTTGCTAGCTTCTTCCCTGCCACTCTTGTAGTGGTTGGTGGATGGCTTCTAGGTCTAGGGCTACACTACATTATTGAGCAAAAACGCGCTTCGTAACCTTTATAACTTGATGCTTGTATTGAACAGAACGAGTGGAAATCATGGGGCATAGAAAGAAAAGTGCTCCAAAACGCGGTTCCTTAGCATATTTGCCTAGGGGACGTGCTGCTCGAGAAACTGGTAGAATACGCTACTGGCCTCCCACAACTGAAGGCCCTAAACTTCTTGGGTTTATGGGCTACAAAGCTGGAATGACCCACCTCTTTTATGTGGAAGACCATCCTCGCTCCCCAAATTTTGGAAAGGAAGTAAATCAGCCGTGCACAGTTATTGAAACTCCGCCAATTCTGATTTGTGGAGTCCGCGCTTATATCAAAACTGACTATGGATTGAAAACATTCACAGAAGCTTGGATGAAAAATCCTCCGAAGGACTTGGAACGAGTTTTCACTTTGCCAGATAACTTCGCTCCTGAGAACGGGTTGAAGAAGATTGAAGAAAACTTGGACAGCATTGTTGAGTTTCGCCTTTTAACGATTACTCAGCCTCGACTGACGAGTGTTCCGAAGAAGAAGCCAGAGCTTATGGAGATAAAGGTTGACGGGGCGTCGATAAAGGAGTTGTTTGAGTATGCTCGGGGGTTGCTGGGTAAGACGGTGGGTGTTACTGGGGTTTTTAAGGAAGGTCAGTTTGTGGACGCGATTGCGATTTCTAAGGGGAAGGGGTTTCAGGGGCCCGTGAAGCGGTGGGGTATTAGGATTTTGTCTCGTAAGTCTAGGAAAATTAAGAGGGGTGTGGCGTGTATTGGGCCTTGGAGGCCACCTCGGGTTTTATATACTGTTCCTAGGGCCGGGCAGATGGGATATCATAAGAGAACTGAGTATAATAAGCGCATTTTAAAGATAGGAGTTGATGGTAAAGAAGTGACGCCTAGCGGTGGCTTCGTGAGATATGGAGTTGTAAAGAGTACGTTTCTTTTGTTGAAGGGGAGTGTACCTGGTCCTCGGAAGCGTTTGGTTCGGCTTCGTGTTCCTGCGCGACCGTCTACGACAGTGCCTGTGGAGCCTCCGAAGATTGTTGAGATTTCTTTGGCGTCGCAGCAAGGGTAGATAATGAAGGTGTGATTTATGGGCAAGGTGACGTCGAAAGTTTTTGATTTGAAGGGGAAGGCTGTTGGGAAAGTTAAGCTTCCTAAGGCTTTCCGTACTCCTTTGCGCCCGGATGTCATTAAGCGGGCTGTCGTTGCTTTGCAGTCTCGTCGTTTTCAGCCTCAGGGGAGGGATCCGATGGCAGGTAAGAGGACCACGGCTGAATCTCGGGGGGTTGGTTTAGGGATTGCTAGGGTTCCTAGGATGAAGGATAGAAATCGGGCTGCTTTTGGCGTGAGTATTGTTGGGGGTCATCGTGCTTTTCCTCCTCGTTCGGAGAAGAGGGTTGTAAAGAGGATTCCGCGGAAGGAGATGGGATTAGCTTTGCGTTCTGCAGTTGCCGCCACAGGTGCGAAGGATGTTGTTGCTGGTAGAGGGCATTTGGTTGATGATGTTCGGGATTTTCCGTTGGTAGTGGTTGATGATGTGGAAGACTTGCGGCGCACGAAGGATGTTGAGGGGGTTCTTTTGGAGTTGGGTGTTTGGGCTGATGTTTTTCGGGTGAAGGAGAGCAGGAGTGTGCGGGCTGGACGGGGGAAGACACGTGGGCGAAGGTATAAGCAGGCTGTTGGTCCTTTGATTGTCGTGGTTGAGAATAAAGGGATTGTTGAGGCTGGGCGGAATTTGCCAGGTGTTGATGTTGTGTTAGTTGAGGGGTTGAATGTGGAGTTGCTGGCGCCTGGGACCCATGCTGGTAGGCTTACGGTGTGGAGTAACTCGGCTTTGGAGAGACTTGGCGAGAAGTTGGGGGAGGCTGGGTAGCTTTGGATCCGTATGATGTTGTTTTGTATCCGTTGATGACTGAAGTTGCTAGCAGACTGCTTGAGACGGAGAATAAGTTGATTTTCATGGTTAATTTGAAGGCGTCGAAGCCTGATATTAGGAAGGCAGTTGAGGAGTTATATGACGTGGGGGTAGAGAAAGTTAATGTTCTTATTACGCCTCGGGGAGAGAAAAAGGCGTTTGTCAAGCTACATCCAGACTATAAGGCTGTGGACGTGGCAATAAAACTGGGAATCCTCTAATCTCTGTGCTTCCTCCGAAAAACTAATAGTGCCTACATGCACACGCGAAAAGTTAAGATAGGCGACAACACATGGTTCCACCAATCAAAATCTGCTAATAGACTGTCAAAGATCTGCACCAACATGTCTCAATAAGG is a genomic window containing:
- the rpl4p gene encoding 50S ribosomal protein L4, which encodes MTSKVFDLKGKAVGKVKLPKAFRTPLRPDVIKRAVVALQSRRFQPQGRDPMAGKRTTAESRGVGLGIARVPRMKDRNRAAFGVSIVGGHRAFPPRSEKRVVKRIPRKEMGLALRSAVAATGAKDVVAGRGHLVDDVRDFPLVVVDDVEDLRRTKDVEGVLLELGVWADVFRVKESRSVRAGRGKTRGRRYKQAVGPLIVVVENKGIVEAGRNLPGVDVVLVEGLNVELLAPGTHAGRLTVWSNSALERLGEKLGEAG
- a CDS encoding RNA methyltransferase, producing MFNREFSIAIPASLVSDIPHLREKTLRIGMVGRAAAIFGVDEIIIFSDAPKRNQNREFCLIASILSYMETPQYLRKQLFKIKPELRFAGVLPPLRTPHHPLQNRVKDLVDGEYREGAVIAHTQDGTLVDVGVERHALIRNKKMQINTRVTVRIRKTKRLLGAEVVNRSEIAEYWGYQVTRSRLTFGKLLRKNAFDLVIATSKYGKPFVDVSEELANRWKASRKILVAFGAPTRGLYEIAKQENLDDVADFVVNTIPNQNVETVRTEEALLVTLGILNYMVAKG
- a CDS encoding 50S ribosomal protein L23, coding for MDPYDVVLYPLMTEVASRLLETENKLIFMVNLKASKPDIRKAVEELYDVGVEKVNVLITPRGEKKAFVKLHPDYKAVDVAIKLGIL
- a CDS encoding bifunctional phosphoglucose/phosphomannose isomerase, whose protein sequence is MPKPTVLDQPDKVRAIDKSNMLELCEKTPDFCRDAIKRAEKLKMPYKTPENVIVAGMGGSAIGGELLKDWLRDRALIPIEICRDYVLPAYADGNTLVITVSYSGETEETLSAFLEAVKRHCMVITISSGGHLQAFSQKLKIPHIPIPTGLPPRAAIAYTFFPLVVLMEKLHIVKKAKEEIEEALHVLQKISEESELRIPLKDNRAKKLALQIEDTVPIIYGFRQYSAVARRLKCQFNENSKVPSKFDTFSELNHNEVVGWEAPENFTKTFSIIFIRDPKEPPEIRKRIEITKQITSRKVRNIMEIQAVGKQKLAKMLSTMYIGDFASIYSALLRGIDPTPTKTIAHLKQEMKRKLDTNDET
- a CDS encoding 50S ribosomal protein L3, which translates into the protein MGHRKKSAPKRGSLAYLPRGRAARETGRIRYWPPTTEGPKLLGFMGYKAGMTHLFYVEDHPRSPNFGKEVNQPCTVIETPPILICGVRAYIKTDYGLKTFTEAWMKNPPKDLERVFTLPDNFAPENGLKKIEENLDSIVEFRLLTITQPRLTSVPKKKPELMEIKVDGASIKELFEYARGLLGKTVGVTGVFKEGQFVDAIAISKGKGFQGPVKRWGIRILSRKSRKIKRGVACIGPWRPPRVLYTVPRAGQMGYHKRTEYNKRILKIGVDGKEVTPSGGFVRYGVVKSTFLLLKGSVPGPRKRLVRLRVPARPSTTVPVEPPKIVEISLASQQG